In Bacillota bacterium, the genomic window AGCTTCCGGAGACAAGGACAAGGGGCTTGTCTTCGCCTCGCAAACCGGCGGCTACCTGAACCCCAGCAACCTTAATAATCGGCATTTCAAGCCGATCCTGAAGGCGGCGGGCTGCCTGACTTCGGCTCTATGACCTGCGCCACACCCACGCCACCCTGCTTTACAGGCTCTACAAAGACATAAAGCTGGTGGCCGAGAGGCTGGGTCACGAGGACGAGGCATTCACTGTGAAGACTCACCATCATGTGTTACCCCGAGTCAAGGACGAGGCGGTTGCGAATTACGATGATGTGCTGACGGGCAAAATACTAGCCCCGGACCCCAAGCAGGACAAGCCTTTTGAAAAAATGGATGCGTTAACTCTTGTGTTATACAACGTGATCGCCTTTCCGACTGGCGCACTACCCAAAAAGAAAACCCGCAATTGCTTGCGGGACAAGGTGTTCTAGTGGAGCTGATGGTCGGATTCGAACCGACGACCTGCGCATTACGAGTGCGCTGCTCTACCACTGAGCTACATCAGCACTTTAACTGAACGGACTTGTAACCGAAAGATATTATACAGCAGATTGCCGCTCCTGACAACTCCAATTTATTACCAGGAGCATCGACGCATTCGTCATTTGAATTTTTAAGGTTTTTGGGAGAAGGTGGTTAATTTCATCCCCAAGCAGGAAAAATATAAAGGGGGTGTTGACTTTGAAAATGCATTTAAAAGGTTGCCTTTTGAGTTTCCTGGTACTTGTCCTCGCCGCAGCGCTGGCTGGATGCTCCAGCCCGAACAAGAAGATCATGCCGGCGCCTGAACAGGAGAATTATGAGAAGCTGCGCGGTCAGGTTGCCGCCTATATAAAAGACCTGCCCGGCACTTATACCCTTTACTTTAAGGACCTCGCATCAGAGAAAGAATTCGGAATTGAAGAGGATGAACCTGTTCCTCCTGCCAGTTCCATCAAGCTCCCGGTAGCGCTCTACCTCTACAGGGAAATAGCTGCCGGAAATCGCAACTGGGAAGACAGGGTACGCTATGAAGCTGATACCGACTACCAGGAAGGGGCCGGGATCTTGCGCTACTGGGCAAAAAACGGTGACACATACTCCCTGCGGACACTTGCCACCATCTCTATAGCACTCAGCGACAACATCGCCCACAACATGCTGGTGCGCCACCTGGGAGAAAAAAACGTCATGGAGTTTATAAACAAATTTGCACCCCGAACGACGCGTCCTTTCGGCAGCGCTTCGACAACCGCACGGGACATGGGGGCTTGCGTCGAAGAGGTACTGAAGTTCAAACGCCAACACCCCGAGTTGGGAACGCGCCTCCTGGATGACCTCGCCCATACCATCTTTCACTATGGCCTCCCCGGCAAACTGCCTCCGGATCTGCTGGTTGCCCACAAAGAGGGCAGCATCGGGGGTGTGGCCACAGACGTAGGAGTGGTGCTTTCCCGCCGCCCGTATATCCTTGCCGTCCTCGCCAAAGACCTGCCGGATGAGGAAGAGGCTTTCAAGCATTTCTCCGCAATCTCGCGGATCATCTACGATTACCAGCAAAAGCTCCCTCCCTCACCCCACCTCCGGGGGGCCGCAGGGGCCTTTTCAGGCATTTCTTTTGGGGTTGGGAACCTTGTGGCTGCCCGTGCGCAGCCCGTGCAGGAATCCCTCTTCTTCCGCCGAGATCCCCTCCCTCCGCTTCATCACCTGCCGCACAAAGGCTTCCCTTTTCGTCTCGAGCCGCTCCTGCAACCCCTCCGCCTCGTGGTCGAAACGTTCATCGCCCGTCTTGCGGTCTCCTGCCACCGGTCCAACCTCCTTTCCAGGGCTAAGTGGTTCCTCAGGTATAGTTTCTCCTTTCGCCGCTTCCTTAAACTGGCCCTAAAACTAAACGAATGAAACGAATCCGTGTGCGCCTTCCTGGCGCGAAAGGTACGGCGAAAGTGTTATTCCGGAGTTTTTCAGGTAAAAGGAGCCACCTTCACGTCCCGGGGGACGAGCCGGATCGCCTCCCCGATCTTTTCGATGTTTTTCGAGAGGCGCTGCCGGCCCGGCCTCCTTCCCCGCACAGAAGTCCCCTGCACCCGCGCGATCTGCGCCCCGAAGCGCTCCATCTGCTCCCTGACCGCATCCATGATGAACTCCTCATCCCCAGCACGCGCCCCGTCCTCGTTTAGCTTCTGGAAAACGAGGATGTACTCGTCCTCTATCTTTCCGACCTCTACATTCGTGTATTTCCGGGTCACGTCAATGTTCCTGAAAATCGACTTCAGGTGGGCGAAACCGGCGCGGGCTGCCAGTGCAGCCAGGAACTTGTGAGTCTCGATCAGTTCGTACTCCAGGCTGGAGTTCCCCACCACGACCACGCACAATTTCCCCTTTTTCAAAACGCGGTGCATCTCGCACAGGGCGCGGAGCATGTCTCCCAAATACCTGGCAAGGAGCCGGAACCGGTTCGCGATGAACTGAGAATGCCCCCCGATCTCGTGCTGTTTGAAGAGGCCGAAGTCAAGCCCCAGCCAGAGCATGTTGTACATGTGGACGCGGTAGTAATCGAGGGCGTTCACGTAAGGGGGAGAAGTAACGATCAAATCGACGGTGCCGCCGCGGATCTCGAGTCTCCTGGCGTCCCCGTTGAGAAGGCGCACCCCAGGAGGTTTGGGAATCAGCGCGGTCATCCTCTCAAGCTCGGCCCTCATCAGGGCGAGCTTTCTCAGGAAAAGGTCTTCCACTCTCCCGCCCCCGCAGTTCTCGGAGCCATTTTCTCCCTGCCTGTTCTTGCAGTTCTTTCCCTCTTCGTTTTCCACCAGCGACCAGACCGCCGCCGAGAGGGCAACCCTCCCCAGGTCGTACAGGTCCTGCGAACCTCCTGTTAAAAGCTCCCTCACAAAGAGGCGCACCCCTTCCAGCCGCCTGACGGTCGCGGCATCGAAAAGACGGCTCAGTTTCCGCCTGGGGAGGGGCTGGAGTGTGCTTTCCCCGGCGCTGCTTCCCCCGGTCACTCTTTCCCCGGCACTGCCTTCGGCATCGCCTGCACTGCTGCCCGCCTCGCTGCCGCCGGTTTTGCCCGCCCTACCGCCCCCGGTTACGCCTTCCCCGCCTTCCCCTGCGCCACCTCCCCGGTTCCGGTGCTCCTGAAACTCCGCGAGCTTCTCCGTCAGGAAAGAAAGCTCAGCCTCCGGAAGGAGCGTGGTCTTCGCCTTGCTGATCAGGACCGCGAGGGGGTTGAGGTCGTTCCCGATGGAGTTCCTCCCGTTCAGGAAGGACTCCACCAGGGTCGTCCCGCAGCCGCAGAAGGGGTCGCAGACCAGGTCTCCCTCCCCGGTGAAGAGCTTGATGAAGGTGAGGGGGATCTGGGGGATAAAGCGGGCAGGGTAGGAATGAAACTTGTGGGAGAGGTACTGGGTGGGAAAGTCCTTGAAGTCCCAGGGAACCCGGTCCAGAAGAGCCAGCGCGGCCTCAAAATCGCAGGCCCCGTTGATGGTTTCCAGGTATTCCAGGTATTCACCGCAAGCCTTGACCACCGCTCATCCCGACCTCCTCGAGCCTTTTTCATATCTACCTGCAATATCATCCCGCAATACCAACCACGCACCTGCCGGACATCGCGCCTGTTTTACATTTTATCTCATCCCGGGATGCGGTACCATCCACACGCAGGGTAATCCCGGTAATTTTTATCCCTCCGGCAGGAAAAAAAGGGAATTCGGAGAAACCTTTCCAGAAGTGATGTCATGTAAATGAATGAGGTGGGGTGAAGTGGAAAAAATCCTGGATCAGATCCTCTGTGAACTGAAAACGCTCAAGGAAGGGCAAGACCGGATGGAGGGGAGTATTGCCGTCCTCCAGGAAGGGCAGGCACGCCTGGGAGAGCGCATCGGTGGCGTGGAAGAGCGAATCGGTGGCGTGGAAGAGCGCCTTGGCAGCGTGGAAGTGCGCATAGGCGGCGTAGAGGGCCGGATCGCCGGCCTCGAAGAAGGGCAGGGACGGACAGAAGACCGCCTCAAAATAATTGAAGAAGAGCAGCGGAACACGAAATTCGAAATCAGAGAGCTCAGGCAGGGCCAGCTCAGGCTCGAAACCCGCATCGAAAACGAGGTGATCGAAAAGATCCGTGCCCTTTACGATGGTCGTAATGTCCAGAATGACGTAAATGAGAGGATTTTCGCCGCTCTCGAGCGCATCGAGGCGAAAATCGACGTTTTGCAGCTGGAAACCGCCCACATCCGCCGTGCAAAGTAGGGATTTTTTATCCTTCGTCAAGGCGGTCAGCAGTCTCCTCCAGGAAAG contains:
- a CDS encoding DNA methyltransferase, yielding MVKACGEYLEYLETINGACDFEAALALLDRVPWDFKDFPTQYLSHKFHSYPARFIPQIPLTFIKLFTGEGDLVCDPFCGCGTTLVESFLNGRNSIGNDLNPLAVLISKAKTTLLPEAELSFLTEKLAEFQEHRNRGGGAGEGGEGVTGGGRAGKTGGSEAGSSAGDAEGSAGERVTGGSSAGESTLQPLPRRKLSRLFDAATVRRLEGVRLFVRELLTGGSQDLYDLGRVALSAAVWSLVENEEGKNCKNRQGENGSENCGGGRVEDLFLRKLALMRAELERMTALIPKPPGVRLLNGDARRLEIRGGTVDLIVTSPPYVNALDYYRVHMYNMLWLGLDFGLFKQHEIGGHSQFIANRFRLLARYLGDMLRALCEMHRVLKKGKLCVVVVGNSSLEYELIETHKFLAALAARAGFAHLKSIFRNIDVTRKYTNVEVGKIEDEYILVFQKLNEDGARAGDEEFIMDAVREQMERFGAQIARVQGTSVRGRRPGRQRLSKNIEKIGEAIRLVPRDVKVAPFT
- a CDS encoding class A beta-lactamase-related serine hydrolase codes for the protein MHLKGCLLSFLVLVLAAALAGCSSPNKKIMPAPEQENYEKLRGQVAAYIKDLPGTYTLYFKDLASEKEFGIEEDEPVPPASSIKLPVALYLYREIAAGNRNWEDRVRYEADTDYQEGAGILRYWAKNGDTYSLRTLATISIALSDNIAHNMLVRHLGEKNVMEFINKFAPRTTRPFGSASTTARDMGACVEEVLKFKRQHPELGTRLLDDLAHTIFHYGLPGKLPPDLLVAHKEGSIGGVATDVGVVLSRRPYILAVLAKDLPDEEEAFKHFSAISRIIYDYQQKLPPSPHLRGAAGAFSGISFGVGNLVAARAQPVQESLFFRRDPLPPLHHLPHKGFPFRLEPLLQPLRLVVETFIARLAVSCHRSNLLSRAKWFLRYSFSFRRFLKLALKLNE